The Streptococcus viridans genome includes a window with the following:
- a CDS encoding HAD-IA family hydrolase has product MDYHDFIWDLGGTLLDNYETSTKAFVATLQYFQREADHDSVYAALKVSTDYAVQQFAADLPDFLGEYKQREKEALEIPCLFEGTEELLHRLTVVGARHFLISHRDHHVETILEKTGIRHYFTEVVTADDGFPRKPDPTSMLYLKDKYAIESGLVIGDRPIDIEAGQRAGMETYLFDSMDQLSAYIFN; this is encoded by the coding sequence ATGGATTATCATGATTTTATATGGGATCTTGGTGGGACTTTATTGGACAATTATGAGACCTCTACAAAAGCTTTTGTAGCGACCTTACAGTATTTCCAAAGGGAGGCTGATCATGATTCTGTTTATGCAGCTTTAAAGGTTTCCACGGATTATGCTGTTCAGCAGTTTGCGGCAGACCTTCCAGACTTTCTGGGAGAGTATAAACAACGAGAGAAAGAAGCTCTTGAAATCCCCTGCTTATTCGAGGGGACTGAGGAGTTATTGCATCGTCTGACAGTGGTCGGAGCCCGTCATTTTTTGATTTCTCACCGTGACCATCATGTAGAGACCATCTTAGAAAAAACAGGGATTCGTCATTACTTTACAGAAGTTGTGACAGCTGATGATGGTTTTCCACGTAAACCAGATCCTACGTCCATGTTGTATCTAAAAGACAAGTATGCGATTGAGTCAGGCTTGGTGATTGGAGATCGCCCGATCGATATCGAAGCTGGTCAAAGAGCTGGCATGGAGACTTATTTGTTTGACTCAATGGATCAATTAAGTGCCTATATTTTTAATTAG